In the Hordeum vulgare subsp. vulgare chromosome 7H, MorexV3_pseudomolecules_assembly, whole genome shotgun sequence genome, one interval contains:
- the LOC123411713 gene encoding proteasome assembly chaperone 3-like → MEMHTGSAQAGGRFPVPHKSLSLDIKGNKTDIVISKYEDNFLVIVTQIGCMGTILAAKKDESVFSDPTYNVSVLFGKRDEPLLLACARQLIEHISGSGSARPLVISLGLKDHSQGTLKDVVSAIVDNRLW, encoded by the exons ATGGAGATGCATACGGGGTCTGCGCAGGCAGGTGGCCGCTTCCCTGTGCCGCACAAGTCCCTCTCCTTGGATATCAAG ggcaacaagaccgaCATTGTCATCAGCAAATACGAAGACAACTTTCTG GTCATTGTGACACAGATTGGGTGCATGGGAACCATATTAGCTGCTAA GAAAGATGAAAGTGTCTTCTCTGATCCAACCTACAATGTATCTGTTCTTTTTGGGAAGAGGGATGAG CCACTCCTGCTAGCTTGTGCACGTCAACTTATCGAGCATATAAG TGGTAGTGGCTCAGCTCGGCCGTTGGTGATTTCTCTTGGTTTGAAGGATCATTCCCAG GGAACATTGAAAGATGTAGTCTCTGCCATTGTTGACAACCGCCTATGGTGA